Genomic window (Staphylococcus debuckii):
TGGCAAGTTGCTGAGCATCCTTTTTACCAAAGTAAGCACGATCTGGCTGGACAATATTGAAGAGTTTATTGACCACCGTCACGACCCCGTTAAAATGAATCGGACGTTGCGCTCCCTCTAAAACATCCGCTAATCTGCCGACTTTCAAAGCCACACCGATTTCGCCTGGATACATCGCTTCGACGCTTGGATGAAAGACATAATCTACTTCAGCAGATGCCGCCGCTTGCGTATCAGCTTCAATATCACGCGGGTAGGCATTATAATCTTCATCAGGTGCGAATTGAAGCGGATTCACAAATACACTGATTACCGTCACATCATTCTCCGCAACTGAACGGCGCATCATCGTCAAATGGCCATCATGCAACGCACCCATAGTCGGCACAAAACCGACCGATTTGCCATCTCGTTTGAAATCACGAGCCAAACGCTGCATATCTTGAATACTTGTAATTACTTCAGTCATTAATCTAATTCCTCCAAGACTTGTTTCTTATACGTATAAGCTTCAGAAGGGAAGCTGCCTTCACGAACCTCTTCATGATAATGATGCAAAGCTTCCACACCCGTTGAAAAGTCGCCGTACTGCTTAACAAACTTAGCACGATGTTCCTGACCGTAATTCAACATATCATGATAGACCAAGACCTGGCCGTCTGTATCTTTACCTGCACCGATACCAATAACAGGGATAGCTAAACGCTTCGAAATCAAGGCGGCCAAATCACTTGGTACCGCTTCTAACACTAGCATTACTGCATCCGCTTCTTGCACCGCTTTAGCATCCGCAATCAATTGCTCAGCCGCCGCTTTCGTTGCACCTTGCATTTTATACCCCATAATACCAACACTTTGAGGCGTCAAACCTAAATGAGAGACTACCGGGATACCCATCGCAGCCGCTTTCGTAATAAAACTGATTAAATGGGCACCTTCAGCTTTCACCGCATTCGCACCCGTTTCTTGATATAAACGCAGCGCATGCTCCAAATCAACACCTACCGTACCAATCGGCAAATCCACTACTACAAACGTATTCGGAGCACCACGGCGCACCGCTTTGCCATGATGAATCATATCGTCTAAAGTGACCTGAACCGTACTCTCATAACCCAGCACCGTCATCCCTAAAGAATCACCCACCAAAATAGTGTCAATTCCCGCAGCTTCAACTTGTTTCGCACTCGGATAATCATATGCAGTCACCATTGAAATCTTTTCATTATTCAGCTTCATATCAAATAAATTGCTTAATTGTTTCATTTCATCATATCCTTTATTTAATATAAAGATATAATAACACAAATAAGGAAATTTTGAGGTGATTCAAGTGACACTACAATACGGAATTATCGGCCCCGGAGCAGTCGGCACCACCATTGCTTACGAACTCTTGCGCAGCCTAGACACAGACCAAGTTCATCTTTTTGGAAAGAAAGCCTGGAGAGTACCCTACCGCCAAAGAGATACAGGAGAACAAAGTGAGCTGCAAACACAAACATTGGCGCATTTCGACGATACATTAGATGTCTTGTTTATTGCGGTCAAAACACATCAATTGGATCATGTGATAGAACAAATGGCACATGTGATTGATGACGATACGCTTATCATTTTGGCTCAGAATGGGCACGGGCAACTTGAAAAAATTGACCATCCGCATGTCTATCAAGCTGTGGTTTACATCAGTGGGCAGAAGACAGAAGATGGCGTGATTCATTTCAGAGACCGCATTTTGCAAGTGCAAGAAGACGAATTTACCAGCGAACTGGCGCAACACTTAGCTGAAACGCGCCTAGAGTTGCAATTGAAAAATGATATTGAGGTTGAAATCTGGTACAAGTTGTTAGTGAATCTGGGGATTAATTCGGTCACAGCTGTAGGAAGACAGACCGCTGCGATTTTAAGAGTGCCAGAAATTCGTAATTTGTGCCGCAACTTGTTAGAAGAAGGGCAAAGAATAGCAGAAGCAGCAGGCATCACGCTACCTGAAACTATCGTTGAAGATATCATGAAGATTTATGCCGGCTATCCAGATGAGATGGGTACAAGCATGTACTATGATATTACCAGCGGTGCGCCTTTAGAGGTCGATGCCATTCAAGGTTTCATATATCGTAAAGGTCAAGAATTAGGGCTCTATACCCCTTATTTAGAAACGGTTTACAGTATTTTAGCTGCTGCTGAGAATGGCAAATTAAGTTACAAGTAAAGTGATATTTTACTCGCAATTTCTCTACTGATTCTGTATAATATTATTAATTAAACTTGATTGTAAAAGATAAAATAATTGTGAGAATTCAAGAATGATGAAAGGTGGTTAATAACCTATGAACAAGCTAGAGCGTAACTTTATTTTAAAATTGAATATCAATTGCGTGATGCCTTCATAGTGAATTAACATAGGCACTTCACACAACATCTTAAGAAAGAAGGAAACAACATGAGTGCACAACAAAATAATCATCAAAACAGCACGCAAAATTCAGCAATTATTACCAGATTAGACCATTTAGAATTGAGAATGACACATTTAGAAGAAAATAAGGATACGAATTATCGTCTTTTGAGTGAAAGAATCGATAGTTTTCAAAAGGAAAATGAAAAAGATCACCAAATTCTCCATAAAAAAATTGATGATTTAAAAGAAGTGAATGATAAAGAACATCAACGTTTATACGAGATAATTAATGATTTTAAACTTGAAACTCGCTTACAGTTTGAAAGTATGGCGCAAACAATAGAAAGATTAGAAAAAAAGATGGACGGAAAAATAGAAAAATTGGATTCCAAAATAGAGAAATTGGATTCAAAAATAGACAATAAATTTGATGAATTAAAGAAAGACTTAAAATGGAAATTAGGTATATTTGCTACTATAGTGACTGCTACAATAGCTATTATTAATGTATGCCAACATTTCTTAATGTAAAAAGCAAACATAGGCAATTGCAGTTGAAGGAATAACGATTTAAATATAAAAAAATGTAATTAATACAAGCAGGGGTTGGGACGTTGTGGAATGTCTCAGCTCCTGTTTGCAAGTGGTCAGATAAAATTTTATATTTTACGATTGGGTAATAGGAATTTGATGGATAAATTACAGTAACTGTGTAGGCTCGCGCCTGCAGCTTATACAGTTCAGAGCCAAGGCGTCCTCCTCTGCTATCCTCCCCACTTTTTATTAAAATTACCAAGTTTGCTTTCAAATAGTCTCGCTAAAATATATGTTAAAATACGATTGAATACACATTACGCAAAAGAGGTTAAAATATGACAGAATATGTAGTGGCGAACGGCCGAATCTATACAGAAGATAAAGTAATGGATCAAGGTTACATCAGAGTTGCGGATGGAAAAATTGCGGAAGTCGGTGCAGGGGAATATACAGGTGACTTGCAAGTTATCGATGCTGAAGGAAAAAATATTTTACCAGGTTTTATTGATATTCATATTCATGGTGGTTATGGCGAGGATGCGATGGACGCGTCATTTGAGGGTTTAAAGCATCTCTCAGAATCTTTGTTATCTGAAGGAACAACATCTTACTTAGCAACTACAATGACACAATCAGTTGAGAATATTGACCGTGCTTTAGAAAATATTGTGGAGTATATTCAATTTCAAGATACGGAGAATGCGGCTGAAGTGGCAGGCGTGCATTTAGAAGGGCCCTTTATTTCAGAACATAAAGTAGGTGCTCAAAATCCTAAATATGTACAACGCCCTTCTGTAGAGGCTATTCAACATTTTCAAGGCACAGCTCAAGGAAATATTAAAATAATTACATTTGCACCGGAAGTAGAAGGTGCGGAGGATACGCTAAAAGCGCTGAGCGATTATATTATCTTTTCGATTGGTCATACAGTAGCCACTTACGATGAGGTAAATGAAGCGGTAGCGCATGGTGCGAAACACGCGACGCATTTATATAATGCAGGAACACCCTTCGAACATCGCTCACCAGGTGTATTTGGCGCAGTTTGGACTAATGATCATATTAATGCTGAAGCCATTGTGGATGGTGTCCATTCTCATCCTGCTGCAGTTAAAACAGCATTTAAAATGAAAGGCAATCAACATTTCTACTTAATTACTGATGCTATGCGTGCCAAGGGAATGCCCGATGGTAATTATGATTTAGGCGGTCAAAATGTCATCGTAAAAGGTTCAGAAGCACGTTTGGCATCTGGTGCACTTGCTGGCAGTATTTTAAAAATGAACGACGGAGTGCGTAATTTAATGGAATTTACAGGAGCACCTTTAGAAGGGGTATGGCGTACTACTAGTTTCAATCAGGCGATAGCTTTAGGTATTGATAATAAAAAAGGTAGTATTAAAGTGGGCAAGGATGCTGATTTAGTAATCGTGGATGATGATATTCAAGTAGCTACGACTATTAAAAATGGTATGATTCATACATTTGAATAAGAAAATTCGAAGCGAGAGTAGGACGAAAAGCATACTTTGTCCTACTCTCGCTTTGTATTATTTTGCTATGCTAAATAATACAATAATATTTAATTAGGTTGTTTAAAACAGAGAATATAATTACTTTGGATTTATATAGCTTGTATTAATAATTCTCACAGTCCTAACATTAAATTAATAATTTCTTAAAACTTGGTTGCTACAATTCAAAGTGAAAGGGAGTCAACCACACTTGTGAAGCCTTTACCAGGGGTTCTTTTTTCAGAGAGGTTAAAGTACTTCCTTTAAAAAATTCTATTTCGGAGGTAGGGCATTGAAGAATATCAAGATGACTAAAATTGTAGCAGGAAGTATGGCAAGTTTAATGCTGTTATTAGCAACTGGGACAGCTAATAATGCAGAAGCAAGCGGCGGTGCTCAAGCGACACCACAGCAAACACAACAAGCACAACAAACAACGAATCAAGATGGCATCAAGTTAATGAAACAAAAACCTGAAGTGGCACCGATTCCTAAAAAGAATTCACCTAATAGAATTATTACGAATTTCAACGGAAATCCACAAAAAGAAATGGGCTTCAACTGGTACACAACTGATAAAGCTGAACAGCCTCAAGTTTGGGTTTCAACTTCCAAAGATATGAAAGATGCTAAGACATTTGCAGCAGAAGCAAAACAAGTGGATTCTCAATACATAGAAAGAGATAAATCGGGACACTTTATCTTTGCGGATGTAGAGAAGAATGATGACGGAGAACCTGTTAAAGGGGCAGACGGCAAAGAAAAAATTAATGGGTACTATACAGATGCCAATGTAAGTGGTCCGGAATGGACAAGTGGTGACCAGCATGGTAAAGCTTCTTTGAAAAATGAAAAAGAATATGTGTATAAAGCTCAAGCAAAAGATTTGAAACCTAATACACACTATTATTACAAAGTAGGAAGCAAGAATGGTCAGCAAAGCCAAGTTGGACAATTCAAAACAGGTGGCAGTGCAAACGATCCATTCAAATTTGTACAATATACAGATACACAAAATGCTTATTGGAATGAGCATGTAAGAAACGAAGCGCAATTTGGTGCGAATACGATTGCTGAAGCAATTAAAACAGCGGGTAACCCTGACTTTGCTTTGCACACAGGTGACTTTGTAGAAAATTCACAAACTGAAGATGAGTGGAACGATATTTACAATCAATCCCGTCCATCATTCATGTCCTTACCAATTGCTGCAGCAGCAGGTAACCATGACGAATATCCATTTAAAGAAGACGATAAAAAGTTATTAGATCGTTTTAATCGTCATGTCAATGTACCTAAAGCGAATAATGCAGTTAATGGCGGGTCATATTATTCATTCGATTACAATAATGCACATATGGTTGTAGCGAATACGAATGATAATAAAAAAGTGAAAGACAATCCAGAAGGAAAAGCAATCGGTAAAGAACAAATGGAATGGATTAAAAATGACATCAAACAAGCCCGTAAAAATGGCTCTAAATGGGTAATCTTGAACTTGCATAAACCGATGTACTCAAAATCTTACCATGCCCTAACTGACGAAGATATTATGAAAGTCCGTAAAGAATTAACGAAAGAAATTGACGATTTAGATGTAGATTTAGTATTACAAGGACATGATCATGTATTAGCACGTACGAAAGTATTGCAACATACATCTACAAATAATAGTTTCGTCAACGCGAAGATTGAAGATGCCAAACAAGTGACTGGCAAAGATGGCGTGAAATATTATGATAACCCGAAAGGTTCCGTATATGTATTGCCAAATACAGGCGGTACTAAAGCGTATGATGATATTTACAGCCGCTCATTAGATCATATTAAGAAAATCCAACCGGATTTAAAATGGTTAACAGAAAAACAACGTCAAGAATACAATAATTTATTTGCTGTAGGTGAACAACCGCAAAAAACAGCAGCATTTAATGACAGCCACTCTAATGACCGTGATTCTTCAGACCAAAACTTCTCAGTATATGAAGTGAAAGGTAATAAATTGATTGTGAAAATCTATCAATTACACGGAGATATTAGTAAAGGTGAACCAAGATCAGTTAAATTGATCGACCAATTCGGAATTTCAAAAGACGATAATAAAAATAATAAGTAAGAGGTTGCAATGAAGTTGAGGGAGCGGGACTGAAATCAATTAAGGTTCCTATCCCTTGGCTTTAATACATAGGAGGCAATGATGATGAAGCGGTTTTTAACATATTCAGCAGCAGTCGCAAGGTTAAGCTTGATTTTAACGGGATGCAGCGGGCAGTCTGACAAGAAAACGAGTGACGCAAAAGCGCAGACGACACAACATGATTCTAAGCAAGCCTCAAATAATAAGGTAACAGAAATAAAAATCGATAAAGCAAAGCTATCTGATAAAGCGCATGAAAAGATGAAAAAAGAAGTGCTGGATTGGGCCGATAAATATGGGAAGCAACAAGGATTGGCAGTTTCAAATCGTTACTTCGGGGCCGGAGAAATTTCGAGCGGAGATTGGTACGCAATGACGCCTAAAGGTGAACTGCAAGTCAGTAATCAAGGCTCACCAGGACCAAAGGCTTTCGACAGACATAATCTTGTTGGTGTAGTGATGTATAAAGCTAAAGATCATACTACAGGTTTTGATACGAAAGCAAAGGATTTAACGAATATTGAAAGCTACCAAAATGTAGCAGATTTAAACCAACCTGTAACTAAATATTTATTTGCCGATGATGGAAAGGTGTATGAGTATACCTTCCAACCTGAAGAAAAGGTTAAATTGTCTTCCGGTTTTGCACCTAAAGATCATAATGATAAAGACCCAAACTTAAAACCGGATCATTCATTTAAAATCAGTGACAATTCCTCTGCAAACCAAGAAATGCAACGCCTTATCAAAGAGTATAGTAATCAATCTAAATAGATGACGAAATAAAAACCCAAGTCCTATGATGCGGACTTGGGTATTTTTAATATCATATTATTTCTCGTTATATTTTAAATAAGCTGCGATACCTTTCATGATGTCGTATTCTGGACGGAATCCTAACTCTTTTAATGGAGACACATCTGAGTAGGAATGTTTGATATCTCCTGCACGTGCATCTGCAAAGGAATAAGGAATTTCATAACCGAAATAATCTGAGAATGCATTAAAGACAGTAATTAAATCAGTTTGCTTTCCTGTGCCGGCGTTAAATACTTTGCCATTTGTAGAATCATCTTCAATAGCAATCCAAATCGCTTGCATTAAATCATTGATGTAAATGAAATCACGTGTTTGCTTTCCATCACCGAAGAAGGTGAAAGGAGCTTTATTCAAGAATTTTTGATTAATAATTGATAGAACGCCTGAATAATCTGATTCTGGATTTTGACGCGGACCGTATACATTAAAGAAACGCAATGCGACAGTCGGCAAACCATAAAGCGTATGATAAATTTTAGTATATTGTTCACCCGCAAATTTTTGTACGGCGTAAGGTGATAGCGGGTTGACATTTGAACCTTCTACCGACTTCGGCAAGTCTGGTAAATCACCATAAATAGCTGCAGAAGACGCAAAGAAGAATTTTTTCAAATTAGTATTATATTGACGAGTTGCTTCTAATAAATGAATTGTAGAGTCGATATTGTCACCATTTGATTCAACGGGTTTTTCAACAGTTTCTACAACACTGACCATTGCAGCCAAGTGAAAGATGTATTCGAATTGATGTGTTTTAACTAAATCAGTTAGTAATTCATGATTTTGTACATTTTCTTGATAAAAATGTGCATCATCGATGAATGGGATATTTTCTCTTTTTCCAGTAGATAAATTATCTACGACAAATACTTCGTTGCCTTCATTGTGAAATCGCTCAGCAATATGTGAACCAATAAATCCTGAACCACCTGTAATTAATACTTTCATTTGAACAACCTTCCCTTGTAATGATTATCTGAAAAATATGTATATGCATAAAGTTTAGCATTATAGTGATATTTATAAAAGATATATTAAGCATATTTTGCTAAAGAGAATGTTAAGAAAGTAATAAAGTGAAATTTTAAAAAACTAGACTGCGGGGAGTCTTAAAAAGTAAAAAATAGTCGAAAATAAGCTTGCTCGCGACGCGACGTCATATAGTAATTTGAAATTGAGGTGGAAAGTGGTTCAATTAGAATAAGCGAATTTGAATATAAGTGAGGTGAAATGAAAATGATTTATACCACAGGTGAACTCGCTAAAATCTGCAATGTTTCTGTACGTACAGTGCAATATTATGATCAAAAAGGCTTGTTGAAACCTGATAGAGTTGAAAATAAGCGGAGATATTTCAGTGAAGCAGCCAAAACAAAATTAGAAATGATTAATTTTTTGAAAGAAATGGACTGTTCATTAAAAGAAATCAAAACATTATTAGACGAAATAGATTCAATTAAAACTTTAAAATTCTTATTAAAGCAGAAAGAAGAAGAATTGGAAAAACAATTGA
Coding sequences:
- a CDS encoding oxidoreductase, which codes for MTLQYGIIGPGAVGTTIAYELLRSLDTDQVHLFGKKAWRVPYRQRDTGEQSELQTQTLAHFDDTLDVLFIAVKTHQLDHVIEQMAHVIDDDTLIILAQNGHGQLEKIDHPHVYQAVVYISGQKTEDGVIHFRDRILQVQEDEFTSELAQHLAETRLELQLKNDIEVEIWYKLLVNLGINSVTAVGRQTAAILRVPEIRNLCRNLLEEGQRIAEAAGITLPETIVEDIMKIYAGYPDEMGTSMYYDITSGAPLEVDAIQGFIYRKGQELGLYTPYLETVYSILAAAENGKLSYK
- the panC gene encoding pantoate--beta-alanine ligase yields the protein MTEVITSIQDMQRLARDFKRDGKSVGFVPTMGALHDGHLTMMRRSVAENDVTVISVFVNPLQFAPDEDYNAYPRDIEADTQAAASAEVDYVFHPSVEAMYPGEIGVALKVGRLADVLEGAQRPIHFNGVVTVVNKLFNIVQPDRAYFGKKDAQQLAIVEKMVADFNHPIEIVGQAIVREADGLAKSSLNVYLTEKERQEAPELQKSLKLAEKLYREGERESKIIVEAVTAYLESHTSGHVDEVAVYSYPELVEQQHIKGRIFISLAVKFSKARLIDNLIIGDEEID
- the panB gene encoding 3-methyl-2-oxobutanoate hydroxymethyltransferase, with product MKQLSNLFDMKLNNEKISMVTAYDYPSAKQVEAAGIDTILVGDSLGMTVLGYESTVQVTLDDMIHHGKAVRRGAPNTFVVVDLPIGTVGVDLEHALRLYQETGANAVKAEGAHLISFITKAAAMGIPVVSHLGLTPQSVGIMGYKMQGATKAAAEQLIADAKAVQEADAVMLVLEAVPSDLAALISKRLAIPVIGIGAGKDTDGQVLVYHDMLNYGQEHRAKFVKQYGDFSTGVEALHHYHEEVREGSFPSEAYTYKKQVLEELD
- a CDS encoding NAD-dependent epimerase/dehydratase family protein, with protein sequence MKVLITGGSGFIGSHIAERFHNEGNEVFVVDNLSTGKRENIPFIDDAHFYQENVQNHELLTDLVKTHQFEYIFHLAAMVSVVETVEKPVESNGDNIDSTIHLLEATRQYNTNLKKFFFASSAAIYGDLPDLPKSVEGSNVNPLSPYAVQKFAGEQYTKIYHTLYGLPTVALRFFNVYGPRQNPESDYSGVLSIINQKFLNKAPFTFFGDGKQTRDFIYINDLMQAIWIAIEDDSTNGKVFNAGTGKQTDLITVFNAFSDYFGYEIPYSFADARAGDIKHSYSDVSPLKELGFRPEYDIMKGIAAYLKYNEK
- a CDS encoding metallophosphoesterase; this encodes MASLMLLLATGTANNAEASGGAQATPQQTQQAQQTTNQDGIKLMKQKPEVAPIPKKNSPNRIITNFNGNPQKEMGFNWYTTDKAEQPQVWVSTSKDMKDAKTFAAEAKQVDSQYIERDKSGHFIFADVEKNDDGEPVKGADGKEKINGYYTDANVSGPEWTSGDQHGKASLKNEKEYVYKAQAKDLKPNTHYYYKVGSKNGQQSQVGQFKTGGSANDPFKFVQYTDTQNAYWNEHVRNEAQFGANTIAEAIKTAGNPDFALHTGDFVENSQTEDEWNDIYNQSRPSFMSLPIAAAAGNHDEYPFKEDDKKLLDRFNRHVNVPKANNAVNGGSYYSFDYNNAHMVVANTNDNKKVKDNPEGKAIGKEQMEWIKNDIKQARKNGSKWVILNLHKPMYSKSYHALTDEDIMKVRKELTKEIDDLDVDLVLQGHDHVLARTKVLQHTSTNNSFVNAKIEDAKQVTGKDGVKYYDNPKGSVYVLPNTGGTKAYDDIYSRSLDHIKKIQPDLKWLTEKQRQEYNNLFAVGEQPQKTAAFNDSHSNDRDSSDQNFSVYEVKGNKLIVKIYQLHGDISKGEPRSVKLIDQFGISKDDNKNNK
- the nagA gene encoding N-acetylglucosamine-6-phosphate deacetylase, which gives rise to MTEYVVANGRIYTEDKVMDQGYIRVADGKIAEVGAGEYTGDLQVIDAEGKNILPGFIDIHIHGGYGEDAMDASFEGLKHLSESLLSEGTTSYLATTMTQSVENIDRALENIVEYIQFQDTENAAEVAGVHLEGPFISEHKVGAQNPKYVQRPSVEAIQHFQGTAQGNIKIITFAPEVEGAEDTLKALSDYIIFSIGHTVATYDEVNEAVAHGAKHATHLYNAGTPFEHRSPGVFGAVWTNDHINAEAIVDGVHSHPAAVKTAFKMKGNQHFYLITDAMRAKGMPDGNYDLGGQNVIVKGSEARLASGALAGSILKMNDGVRNLMEFTGAPLEGVWRTTSFNQAIALGIDNKKGSIKVGKDADLVIVDDDIQVATTIKNGMIHTFE